In Erigeron canadensis isolate Cc75 chromosome 8, C_canadensis_v1, whole genome shotgun sequence, the DNA window TTTTGGGAGTCTTGGTGCAGTAGGTTAGAATACCGATTTGTGATTGGAAAGAAAACTCTGCGTATAGTATAAAGAATTGCGCGTATTCCTTGCAAAGGTGAGTAACGAATCGGCCATTTGCACACTCTCTTCTTTTTCCATGACAACTATGAAAGTTCTTGATATCTATACTAACAAAAACGACATCAGCAAGTCAATGATAAGAACTATGAAAGCTGAATAGGAATCCATCACATCCATCATTCATAAGATAAAACTAGCTGTATTCACACATGGAAATAGATCAAATCTGTTCATCTTTGgtacaaaataaaaacatactcctttgctaaattcgtaagattgcatataaagttaaattttagGCCAGGTTCTTACTTGATGACCATTGCTTAAATAAACTCGAACTAGCCATTAGCCAACAAACAATACTAGATAAAGCAAGAAACTAGAATTGCCATGCCTCTGTGTAGCAGAACTTCATTTACAGCATTTTACAATATTAATTAGTCTCAAAATAAATCATAACCGTATTTTTAACCTTAATTATGAAACATTGTTTTGGTCTGTAAACTTGTAGTCAAATCAGTGTATCAAagaaattgttaaaaagaaCTTGCACTATACTATGTTTTAACTAAGGAAGCAAGGAACATGAATTCTTTTGGGTGGTTCGTTAGGCCTTATCATGACATTATCGATCAACCGACCAGCTCAACCTTTATAGACACGGATCATAATTATCTCATATATTCTGAAGATCAACATATTCCATCACTACATAGTAGACTTTATCAAAATATAGAGTGTAtgaaaataaattttgttttctatctcaaatgaaaagataaaaggaaTATGATGATAACCATCCATGTGACTATTTTAGATCCTCAATTAATTGGGTTTACCTTCCCACCAGTCTAAACCAACTCCCTGAATAACCACACTAACATACAGCAACACTTTTATCAGTGCTAAACCGCATCTAATGCACCAATAACACATAGCTATGGCGGACTTACCATTTATACCTAACTCTCTCAGACAACGAACGAGTGTTGTGCTGAGTGTAAATTCCAGTTTTGGCTCGGGAAAGAGCCTCGTGTAAGAGCCAAACTAGCCAATGCAGCTGCTAAAATGAAACAGTATAACAAGTAATAGTTATGCAAATAACCAAAAATCCTATTTGGCCCCATTCTATTGACGAAGCATAGAAAACATGGTCACATATGTTTGAGACTGTCCATAAGCCATGATACAGTTCCTAACTGAATCCATATATCATATACCTGAATACAAGATTGTAAACAGAGGGGATTAAGTTTCATATGCATAGACGTTGCTAAAACTTTTTACTATAGGCAGAGTGGTACAGGTGACAATTACTTATAATGGGTTAGAATTGGATTGTGTTGTATttcaaacgggtcaaaatggaAATTTTAGCTACAAGGGGAATGAGTCAAACGGCCTGTGATCAAGTTGTTTTTTGCTCACAGACCCACCTCATATATGGCGACCAACACAAGAAAACATACTGGTTGAATACAAACGTTTTTAACCCAATACAAGACCTCCCCCCATTCCCACCTCtagttatatgtataattaaataatgtcGGGTCTTAAAAATTTGTTGACTCAAGTTAACCACTGTTGGACAGAAACTAAGCTAAGTGGCGATATTTGAACTTGGGGGGAAATGAAATATCCAAAATTCAAGTCTTGAAAAAAAAGGTGATAACTTGTTTTACACTAATGCATCCGTAACCTTAAAGCACAAATCCGACATGGGGTATCCTGGATACAAGCATCGTATGATATCTTCAGTGACTTATTTCAAACCAGGTACCTAACACGATGATTCTCTATCCGAAGTAACATCATCGTTGGTCTATTCTAGTTCATGACCACAGTTACCGATTAGAGATGGCAATCTCAACTCCTGGTTGAATCTGGATTGTGTTATATCTCCAAGGGATAAATTCATCGAGACTTTACTCCATCTCTGATCTGATTAAAAAAAGTACTATCCAATTTCTATTGCCATCTTTACTCATAGCCAACCATCAATTCTTTGTCGAGTACTCTCCACATTTGTGGGAGTGGATTACTAGGGGGTTTTTAGAAGTCCCGAGGCATTCGTGTAATTTAGAAGTAGGATTATTAtgccctttaaaaaaaaaaaattctttgttGAGTTCTCTGTTCATGAAGATGTGAGCATTAGAGAACACAAATTCTTCTACTAAACCCCACAGACATTAAACACGAATTCACACGGCTTTATgagtttatatattatttacacAAAAATCACACTTCAACTTCCTTTGcgaaaaaataacatatataatttaacaatgAGAAACAAGAAGATAAACCTACATATTCTTACAATGTTATACATCATACAATTGGGCATCCATCAACCACTATACCTGCAGCAGTAGGACAAGAAGCTAATGAACAACCATCGGGTTTACTTCCCCACCAATCTAAACTAACTCCTTCCATGTCCAGACTAACATACAGCAATACCCCCATAAATGCCAATCCTGCATCTAAAGCACCCGACAACACGTAATTATGACGACCCCACCAATTATGATGGTACCTATATGCCACAAAACCCGACAAAAAGCCAATAATAATCCAACTGTTATAATTCACAGAAGTAGCAGGGGGCATATTGATTGTTGCACCTAACAGAACTGGTGTTGTGATGAGTGTAATCCAGTTTTGACTTGGAAATGCTTTATGTAATAGCCAAACAAAGATAGGAGCCAATGCCCCTGCTAAAAAGAACCAGTTTATTGAGTTGTAGTAGCCCAAATCACCAAAGATCCGCCGGGGTCCAATTAAACCCCAAATGACTGAGGCGTCATAGAAAACATGGTCACCTGGGCAGGTCCACGGGCTGCCCGGGGGGAGCAAAGCCCGCTCACAAATATTTGGGACCGTGTCCATGAGCCACCATGCAGTTCCTAAGTGCACTAGTGCTGATATCAGTGTACCACATACCTGGTCATGATATAAATTGGGAATTCAGGTTACTGCATTACAAGTTGCATATATGTATAACTCTAGGTAGATGTGGTGAAATAAACCCATTGAATAGgtgggttgatttgggttgtgttttatCTCAAACGGGTCAACGAATCATAAATGTATAACTCTAGGTAGATGTGGCGAAATAAACCCATTGATTTATAGGTGGGTTGATTTGGCTtgtgttttatctcaaacaggTAGAAGAGTCATATTGAAGTTGTTTAGCTATATAGTTGATGGGTCAAGACTCAAGAGGGTTAGTATTTGTAACTTGTGAAgggtgtaccattaatgcagaTAGtcattttagttattttatccTCGGTTTATATTCACGATAGTATTGTTAGGGTAATCTGTAAACACATGAATTATGTCTGCAGAAGAATGaacaaaaagaaagagaaaaggtTTATGGGTCATTCCAATAGAGCCAACATGTTTTATAACATACTAACATTGACCTGTCTTGGACCATGTCAACCTACTTTGACTAGTAAGCAGAAAGAGACTAACCTGAGCCATGAACATTGATCTTGGGGGGATTTTCATGTAATGTCCAAGTTTGAAGTCTTGTAAAAAGGCGATACCTTGTTTCACACTAATGTGTCCGTAAACCTTAAAACACATGTTGGCCACAGGGTATCCTGGATACAAGTATCCTATGATGTATTCAGTTATCACATTCAAGGTAGGTGTCTgtttaataaattaaagaaattccAATGTTATCATTTTAGAAATCAGAACATCATTAGATAACGTTACTGCAGAATCAAAAGAAATTACCTGGTTTGTTGTGGCAGTGATGACACCAATAGGAAGTGTGAAAAAGAATGCAATTCCACAAGCTAACAAGAACGCCCACCAAGGTAACTGAAGCTGACTTTTGTAATATTCACACACGAATAACGTTGCTACAATGTTTGTCAAGAGAATGCAGGTGAACCACCATTCAGGGACTTGATTGTAGCGTCTCATAAGCTTACTATGCACGtccattttcttttcttgaaaCGCTGACTTGCTTAACTGCCATAATTCCCTAAAATATATAGAACCTTTACACGTCAGATTAGAAAATACTCTGTGTAATAGAAGattgaaaagaaaggaaaaagatCAAAACCTTCCATGAAAGACAAATACATGAACCACTGTAGCAGTAAGACACGCAAAACTAACTGCATAATTCATCGCAAAAAATATGCTGAGGTAAATTTGACCTTCTTGCTCATAAGCATCGGAGTCAAAGTGGAAATTCGAGTCCACAATTGCAGAAGTGTTGTACGACTGGCCCGTGGAAGTAAACAGATCATCCGAGAAAATTGGGAATGTTTTAGCTTCATAAACATTAAACCAGTATGCTAAAGGGGTAATTACATAAGTAACTAGACCATACCCAACAGCAATATTGACAGTAGCAAACCACGGGCTTGCAAGTGGGCTACCAAGATAAGACGATATACTAGACCAATCAAACCCAATTGTACCAAGACCAAGACCATGAAGCCCTGACCCGATTTGCTGGGCAACTACTGATTTAGGAAAGATCCAACATATCCAAGAGAGTGAAGTAAGCATTGGGAAAAGGTATCCCGGGAGTACATAGTAAGCAAAACTACAAACAAATGCAATGAGAAAGAACTCGTTACGAGTCAATCCTCCTTTTGGTCTCGCCTCTTTCTCATGTAATGCCCTGCAAATGTGCATTTAAACTGATTACTTCCACAACTTATTACTTAAAGTTGCAATAATCACCTAAGCGGCTTCTGGTTCTGTATGTGAGACTGTTAATTCTTTGGGGCACAAAAATAACCCCGACAATActacttaatttatacaaactACATTTATCTCGACAGATATTTCATGGGTAAAAAACCAAACTGTGTgttgaatacatttttttttaacggcatacTATCTTACTCCTACTTCTATATTACACGAATGTCTCGGAATTCAAGACTTCCA includes these proteins:
- the LOC122578253 gene encoding oligopeptide transporter 7-like, producing the protein MQDFQQHYDDDQIIKLTSPLIQKNKIHDDASSSQAREENSPIEQVALTVPITDDPDLPVVTFRLWILGTLACILLSFLNQFFWYRREPLSITSISAQIAVVPLGHLMAATITDKVFFRGKAYEFTLNPGPFNVKEHVLITIFANSGAGNPYAIHIVSAVKIFYGKMLTFWVALIVVVTTQVLGFGWAGIFRRYLVEPAAMWWPQNLVQVSLFRALHEKEARPKGGLTRNEFFLIAFVCSFAYYVLPGYLFPMLTSLSWICWIFPKSVVAQQIGSGLHGLGLGTIGFDWSSISSYLGSPLASPWFATVNIAVGYGLVTYVITPLAYWFNVYEAKTFPIFSDDLFTSTGQSYNTSAIVDSNFHFDSDAYEQEGQIYLSIFFAMNYAVSFACLTATVVHVFVFHGRELWQLSKSAFQEKKMDVHSKLMRRYNQVPEWWFTCILLTNIVATLFVCEYYKSQLQLPWWAFLLACGIAFFFTLPIGVITATTNQTPTLNVITEYIIGYLYPGYPVANMCFKVYGHISVKQGIAFLQDFKLGHYMKIPPRSMFMAQVCGTLISALVHLGTAWWLMDTVPNICERALLPPGSPWTCPGDHVFYDASVIWGLIGPRRIFGDLGYYNSINWFFLAGALAPIFVWLLHKAFPSQNWITLITTPVLLGATINMPPATSVNYNSWIIIGFLSGFVAYRYHHNWWGRHNYVLSGALDAGLAFMGVLLYVSLDMEGVSLDWWGSKPDGCSLASCPTAAGIVVDGCPIV